One Frankia alni ACN14a DNA window includes the following coding sequences:
- a CDS encoding MTH1187 family thiamine-binding protein, whose translation MLVAFSVTPIGTGEGVAELVAEAVRIVRASGLPHETNAMFTTIEGEWDEVMDVVHRATQAVGARAGRVSLVLKADLRPGVSDALHGKVASIDRLLAGDPAGGVVGDHAGDDAG comes from the coding sequence ATGCTGGTTGCCTTCAGTGTCACGCCCATCGGAACCGGCGAGGGTGTCGCCGAGCTGGTCGCCGAGGCGGTCCGCATCGTGCGCGCGAGCGGCCTGCCGCACGAGACCAACGCCATGTTCACCACGATCGAGGGCGAGTGGGACGAGGTGATGGACGTCGTGCACCGGGCCACCCAGGCCGTGGGCGCCCGCGCCGGCCGGGTCAGCCTCGTGCTCAAGGCCGACCTGCGCCCCGGCGTCAGCGACGCCCTGCACGGCAAGGTGGCGAGCATCGACCGGCTGCTCGCCGGGGACCCCGCGGGCGGCGTCGTGGGGGACCACGCCGGGGACGATGCAGGCTGA
- a CDS encoding tetratricopeptide repeat protein gives MQRRPPVPSGPPRGAGGPGRPGRLPDSLGGLRLAGAVPLDPKPATPPPPASAGPAAAAVNGAAPAAGDAPAGPVVIDVTEASFATDVVSRSMQVPVVLDFWASWCGPCKQLSPVLEKLALADGGRWILAKIDVDANPGLAQAAGVQGIPAVKAVVGGRIIGEFTGAVPEREVRNWLDQLLSLVDEAMGGMPGAAAGDAARDPHLAAAEDALARGDIDTAVESYRVRLAEAPADPEALTGLARAELLRRVRDHDPADIRRRLAADPDDVDAAIAAADLGIAQGDVAGALAGLVEVVRRTSGPQREQARAHLVDLFQALGDAEPAVAPARRSLAAALF, from the coding sequence ATGCAACGTAGGCCACCAGTCCCATCCGGACCGCCGCGGGGTGCGGGAGGCCCGGGACGACCCGGGCGCCTGCCCGACAGTCTCGGCGGTCTGCGCCTCGCCGGCGCCGTCCCCCTGGACCCGAAGCCGGCCACCCCGCCCCCGCCCGCGAGTGCCGGGCCCGCCGCAGCCGCCGTGAACGGTGCCGCCCCCGCCGCCGGTGACGCGCCCGCCGGCCCTGTGGTCATCGACGTCACCGAGGCGAGCTTCGCCACCGACGTCGTCAGCCGATCGATGCAGGTGCCGGTCGTGCTCGATTTCTGGGCGTCCTGGTGCGGCCCGTGCAAGCAGCTCAGCCCGGTGCTGGAGAAGCTGGCTCTGGCCGACGGCGGCCGCTGGATCCTCGCCAAGATCGACGTCGACGCCAACCCGGGCCTCGCCCAGGCGGCGGGGGTGCAGGGCATCCCGGCGGTGAAGGCCGTCGTCGGCGGGCGGATCATCGGCGAGTTCACCGGCGCCGTCCCCGAGCGCGAGGTGCGCAACTGGCTCGACCAGCTGCTGTCCCTCGTCGACGAGGCGATGGGCGGGATGCCCGGTGCGGCGGCCGGCGATGCCGCGCGGGATCCGCACCTGGCCGCGGCCGAGGACGCGCTGGCCCGCGGCGACATCGACACGGCGGTCGAGTCCTACCGGGTCCGCCTCGCCGAGGCGCCGGCGGATCCGGAGGCGCTCACCGGCCTGGCCCGCGCCGAGCTGCTGCGCCGGGTGCGCGACCACGACCCGGCGGACATCCGCAGGCGGCTCGCGGCCGATCCCGACGACGTCGACGCCGCGATCGCAGCGGCGGACCTGGGCATCGCGCAGGGCGACGTGGCCGGTGCGCTCGCCGGTCTCGTCGAGGTCGTGCGGCGTACCTCCGGCCCGCAGCGAGAGCAGGCCCGCGCCCACCTCGTCGACCTGTTCCAGGCCCTCGGCGACGCCGAACCCGCCGTCGCCCCCGCCCGCCGATCCCTGGCCGCGGCCCTGTTCTGA
- a CDS encoding hybrid sensor histidine kinase/response regulator produces MGPRTLLDALTDLAVVVGADGHVTDMGAAARAFLGDRIPRDPQLRDLVEVVDPAFRAALGEAVTAALAQSGQWRGSVGLVDAAGTTVPHHVTIRRDPDGGLVLLARDTSDQRAREIAENDSRAKDELIARLGHELRTPLNAMLGFAQLLELEPLTPDLHDDVERIITGGRHMQALIDDVLDLARLRAGRGDINKGPVNVLDIVQGVVELVEPLAAQRSIRRVIDPAVPLVADADRRRLWQVLLNLVGNALKYGREGGSVRVGIVPITGSRIRIEVEDDGAGLSPRAIDRLFRPFERLGAERSGIEGSGLGLALSHALVTAMGGVLTVASRYGVGSVFAIVLDAVDMRFEDPDADDDGFGDHLRGHGYRDTGHGRAGYGEAGHERNGHGYGYGYGEMGRASGYGDGGHGRAGYGGTDHDNIAYGDAGNGRARHAGSAEGAPGGRHAGVSPAGGGGLGRRAAPGGLRVVHVSGDPAVRTAVAETLTESLAADPVTVPRAALAVDAVRRARPAFILLDRDLPDATAPELLAQLAADPATAGTPAFVLTEDTDPRERTMLRRAGAVDILALPLDPASLVAAATALTAAMTAPR; encoded by the coding sequence GTGGGGCCACGCACACTGCTCGACGCGCTGACGGACCTTGCTGTGGTCGTCGGCGCGGACGGCCATGTCACCGACATGGGCGCCGCGGCTCGCGCCTTCCTCGGTGACCGGATCCCCCGTGACCCGCAACTGCGGGACCTCGTCGAGGTGGTCGACCCGGCGTTCCGCGCCGCGCTCGGCGAGGCCGTGACGGCCGCCCTGGCGCAGTCCGGGCAGTGGCGCGGCTCCGTGGGTCTGGTCGACGCCGCCGGGACGACCGTGCCGCACCACGTGACCATCCGGCGCGATCCGGACGGCGGCCTGGTCCTGCTCGCCCGCGACACGTCCGACCAGCGTGCCCGCGAGATCGCCGAGAACGACTCCAGGGCCAAGGACGAGCTGATCGCCCGCCTGGGCCACGAGCTGCGCACCCCGCTCAACGCGATGCTCGGCTTCGCCCAGCTCCTGGAGCTGGAGCCGCTCACCCCCGACCTGCACGACGACGTCGAGCGGATCATCACCGGCGGCCGGCACATGCAGGCCCTCATCGACGACGTGCTGGACCTGGCCCGGCTGCGCGCGGGCCGCGGTGACATCAACAAGGGCCCGGTCAACGTCCTCGACATCGTCCAGGGCGTGGTGGAGCTGGTCGAGCCGCTCGCCGCGCAGCGCAGCATCCGCCGTGTGATCGACCCGGCCGTGCCGCTCGTCGCCGACGCGGACCGCCGCCGGCTGTGGCAGGTACTGCTCAACCTCGTCGGCAACGCCCTGAAGTACGGCCGCGAGGGCGGCAGCGTGCGGGTCGGCATCGTGCCGATCACGGGCTCCCGCATCCGCATCGAGGTCGAGGACGACGGCGCGGGCCTGTCCCCACGGGCGATCGACCGGTTGTTCCGCCCCTTCGAACGCCTCGGCGCCGAACGCAGCGGGATCGAGGGCAGCGGGCTGGGGCTCGCCCTCTCCCACGCCCTGGTCACCGCGATGGGCGGGGTGTTGACCGTCGCCAGCCGCTACGGGGTCGGCAGCGTGTTCGCCATCGTGCTCGACGCCGTCGACATGCGCTTCGAGGACCCCGACGCCGACGACGACGGCTTCGGCGATCACCTCCGTGGCCACGGCTACCGCGACACGGGCCACGGACGCGCCGGCTACGGCGAAGCCGGCCACGAACGCAACGGCCACGGCTACGGCTACGGCTACGGCGAGATGGGCCGCGCATCCGGATACGGCGACGGGGGTCATGGACGCGCCGGCTACGGCGGAACGGACCACGACAACATCGCCTATGGCGACGCCGGCAATGGGCGGGCCCGCCATGCCGGCAGCGCCGAGGGTGCTCCAGGCGGGCGGCACGCGGGCGTCTCCCCCGCCGGTGGCGGCGGGCTCGGGCGGCGGGCGGCGCCCGGCGGCCTACGGGTCGTGCACGTCAGCGGCGATCCGGCCGTGCGGACGGCCGTGGCGGAGACCCTCACCGAGAGCCTGGCCGCCGATCCGGTCACCGTGCCGCGGGCGGCCCTCGCGGTCGACGCGGTGCGCCGCGCGCGGCCGGCGTTCATCCTCCTCGACCGCGACCTGCCCGACGCGACCGCGCCCGAGCTGCTCGCCCAGCTCGCGGCGGACCCCGCCACGGCCGGCACCCCGGCGTTCGTCCTGACGGAGGACACCGACCCCCGCGAGCGCACCATGCTGCGCCGCGCCGGAGCCGTCGACATCCTCGCCCTCCCGCTGGACCCGGCGAGCCTCGTCGCCGCCGCGACCGCCCTCACCGCCGCGATGACCGCCCCCCGCTGA